TTGCCATGATGGGAAGTTTGTATGCAGAGAAAGTATTGGGACGAGAAGAACCTTCTGTAGGACTTATAAATGTTGGCGAAGAAGCAGGTAAAGGTAATAAGCTGTTAAAAGAGACTTACGAGATTTTAGAGAAAAGCCATCTAAACTTTAAAGGCAACCTGGAATCAAGGGATTTACTCGATTGTCCTTATGATATAGTTGTCTGCGATGGTTTTCTAGGAAATATCTTGTTAAAATTTGCAGAAGGTATGGGCTCGAGTATTTTGATGAAAATGAAAGAGGAATTTACAAGTGGGCTTAGAAATAAAATGGGAGCATATTTACTTCAGCCGGCTTTTAAAAATTTGAAGAAAGAGCTTGATTATACAGAATATGGAGGGGCGCCGTTTCTAGGGGTTAATGGATTATGCATTAAATGCCATGGGTCCTCTAATTCTAAAGCTGTGAAAAATGCACTGGTGATGCAGGCTTATCCTTTTATAAAAGAAAATGTTATTTCCCTATTTTTAGAAGAGATCGAGAAAGGATGGTCTTTTCAAAATGCTGAATAATATAAAAGTACTATCAACAGGAAAACATCTACCTGAAAGGGTAGTTACAAATAAAGAGTTAGAGAACTATGTAGAAACGAGTGAGAATTGGATAAGCAGTAGAACAGGAATAGAGGAAAGAAGATTTGTATCAGATAATGAATCCACTTCTGATCTTGCTGCAGTTGCTGCTAAAGAAGCTCTAAAGAGAGCTGAGGTAAAGCCTGAAGAGGTTTCGATGATAGTGGTGACTACTATGACACCGGATATGCCCTTTCCTTCTACAGCATGTTTGGTTCAGGACAAAATAGGAGCTGAAAACGCTTTTGCTTTTGATTTAGAAGCAGCTTGTTCTGGATTTTTGTATGGGTTAATAGTAGGCAGCCAATTTGTTTCCGCTGGAAGTTGTCGATATGTACTTGTTATTGGAGCTGAAACAATGAGCAAAATTTTGGATTTTGAAGATAGGTCTACATGTGTTTTGTTCGGGGATGGTGCAGGGGCATGTCTCTTAGGAAAAGCAGACAATCACAATCAAGGTATTTTATCTTTTGACCTAGGAGCTGATGGAGGAAAAAGCGAAATACTTAAAATGCCAGGTGGAGGCTCTTTGTTTCCTGCAAGCCATGAAACCGTAAAAAACAGGTATCATTATTTAAAGATGAATGGGAATGAAGTATATAAATTTGCAGTGAAATTTTTAGGGCAGTCCGCCCTAAAAACCCTGGAAGACGCAGGGAAAAATCCCGACGAAATAGATCTATTAATACCTCATCAAGCAAATCTAAGAATTATCGATTCAGCAGTCAAAAAACTCGGCATAGACTATGATAAAGTATTTCTTAATGTGGCAAAATACGGAAATATGTCTGCGGCCTCTATACCTGTAGCCTTGGATGAAGCATTAGACGATGGGAAAATTACCAGAGGAGATTTGCTAGTCCTTGTAGGGTTTGGAGCCGGACTAACATGGGGCAGTTGTGTACTCGTCTGGTAACTTAAAAAATTTTAAAAAAATATTCAAAGGTTTAAAGGAGGAGTGGAGGTTGAGTAGAAATAGAATTACTGATATTTTAAATATTGATTATCCAATTTTGCAGGGTGGTATGGCCTGGGTTTCTACTGGAGAGCTAGCTTTAGCTGTCTCTCTAGCAGGAGGGCTTGGTATTATAGCTGCTGGAAATGCACCTGCGGATGTCATTGAAGAAGAGATAAAAAAAGTTAAGAAAGAAACGGATAAGCCTTTTGGTGTTAATATTATGCTATTATCCCCTCATGTAGATGAAATCATGGACCTTGTAGTTAAGGAAAAAGTGCCTGTGGTTACAACAGGAGCCGGAAACCCAGGGAAATATATGGAAAAACTAAAAGAAGCAGATATAAAGGTTATCCCTGTAGTCCCATCTATTGCTTTAGCAAAACGCCTGGAAAAACAGAAAGTAGATGCTTTAATTGCAGAAGGGACAGAAGCTGGTGGCCATATTGGTGAGCTAACAACTATGGCTCTTGTGCCTCAAATTGTTGATGCAGTAAATATTCCAGTCATTGCAGCAGGTGGAATTGCTGATGGAAGAGGAATGATTGCAGCGTTTGCCCTTGGAGCAGAAGGGGTACAGATTGGCACAAGGTTTGTCTGTGCTAAAGAATGTACGGTACATAATAATTATAAAGAAGCTGTTATAAAGGCTAAAGATAGAGACACAGTCGTATCTGGTAGATCTACTGGACATCCAGTAAGATCAATAAAAAATAAATTGACAGGTAAGTTTAACCAACTTGAAAAAGAAGGTGCAAAAGCAGAAGAAATTGAAGAGCTTGGAGCAGGTAAAATGGCTCTTGCAGCAAAAGATGGTGATACATCTCTGGGTTCAGTAATGGCAGGGCAGGTTGCTGCAATGATAAAAGAAGAAAAAACAGCAAAAGAGATAATTGATGAGGTCGTAACAGAGGCAAAGGAGCTAGAACAGAATCTAAAGTTGGATTTTTAGATGAGGTATTAAAAGGAGGTATTTAATGAGCGGGTTAATTTTCCTTTTTCCCGGTCAGGGTGCTCAATTTCCTGGTATGGGATCAGAACTAGTAGAAGAGTTCGAAACAGCAAAAAGAACTTTTAAAGAAGCTGACGAAATATTAGGATTTAAGCTTTCAGAAATTATTCTTAATGGGGAAAAAGAAGATTTAATGAAGACAGAAATAACTCAGCCTGCCATACTTACGGTTAGTATAGCATGTATGAGGGTTTTGGCTGAACTTGGGTTAAAGCCAGAAGCATCGGCAGGGCTTAGCCTTGGAGAATACAGTGCCCTTGTAACTGCAGGCTCTATAGAATTTGAGGATGCTTTGCCACTTGTAAAAAATAGAGGCAAATTTATGCAAGAAGCTGTTCCTCAAGGCCAAGGGAAGATGCTAGCTGTTATTGGTGGGGAAACTGAAAAAATAGAAAAAGTTTGTGAAGATGTAAGAAATGAATTGGGTAAGACTGTAAGACCAGTAAATTATAATTGTCCTGGACAAATAGTTATAGCAGGGGAAGCTCCTGCTGTTGATGAAGCAGGGATAAGATGTAAAGAGCAAAATGCAAAAAAGGTAATAGAACTATCTGTGAGTGCGCCTTTTCACTCTGAAATGCTAGAGCCAGCTAGTGACAAACTGGCAATAGAGCTTGAAAAGATTGAAATAAAAGAACCTAAAATAAAAGTATTATCTAATGTGACAGGAGATGTAATGGAAAAACCTGAGGTAATAAGAAAACTACTTACAAAACAAGTAAAATCTCCGGTTTTATGGGAGCAGTCGATGAGAAGTTTCCTTGATATGGGGTATAAATTTTATTTAGAACTACCTCCTGGATCAACCCTTACTTCATTCATGAGAAAAATCGATAGGAAAAATGCAAAAATAAAGACTATAGAAGATCCAAAGAAAATAGAGCAGGTTAAAAGCGAGCTGAGTAAGGAGGGGATTGTGTGAATGAACTAGAAAAAGTTGCACTAGTGACAGGTGGCGGTAGAGGTATTGGTAGGGCTATTTCACTGGAGCTTGCAAAATCTGGGTATTATGTTATCGTTAATTATTCTAGAAGCAAAGAGGAAGCAGAAAAAGTTGTAGACGAAATCAAACAAGCAGGAGGAAATGCAACCCCCTTTAAAGCTCCTGTACAGGATTTTGAAGCCTGCAAAGAAATGGCTGATTATGTGTTAGAAAATTTTAAGAGAATTGATGTACTGGTTAATAATGCAGGTATTACAAGAGATCAACTTTTTGTTAGAATGAAAGAAGATGATTTTGATGATGTGATTAATATTAACCTAAAAGGTGTTTACAATTGTACCAAGGCTTTTTCAAAGGCTATGCTTAAACAAAAGTCAGGGTGTATTATTAACATGGCATCAGTATCTGGGGTAGTGGGTAACCCGGGTCAGTCTAATTACTCTGCTAGTAAAGCTGGAGTGATAGGATTTACCAAAAGTTTAGCTAGAGAACTAGGTAGTAGAGGTATAAGGGTAAATGCAGTAGCACCAGGATTTATTGATACTGAAATGACTGAAGGATTTAGCGAAGAATTAAAGAATGAAATAGTTAATGAAACCTGCCTTGGACGTTTTGGAGCACCTGAAGAGGTTGCTGAAGCAGTTGGTTTCTTGGCAAATTCCGCTAACTATATAACCGGTCAGGTGATAAATGTAGATGGCGGTATGGCAATGTAATGCAGTTAATGTAGTATGGTTATATATTCAAATGTATACAATTGAGTAATGAGAATGAGAGGAGGTGAAAACGTGGCAGCTTTTGATAAAGTTAAAGAAATTATAGTTGATCAATTAGGGGTAGAAGAAGACCAGGTAAAACTAGAAACCAGCTTTACTGAAGATTTAGAAGCTGATTCTTTGGATATAGTTGAATTGATTATGGCTTTAGAAGAGGAATTTGATATGGAGATTTCTGATGAAGAAGCTGAAAAAATGACTACAGTACAAGAAGTTGTAGATTACATTGATAACAATCAATAACAAGTAAAGTCCCGCAAAACGGGGCTTTCTTAAAATTATAGAAGGTGGGTGACTTCAAATATGAATAGAGTAGTTGTCACCGGAATGGGAGCAGTTACTCCACTTGGAATCGGAAAAGAAAAGTTTTTTGAAGGGTTAAAAAAAGGACAAAGTGGAATAAATCATATAACTTCTTTTGATACAGAGGGTTTTCCGTCGAAAATTGCTGGAGAGGTTAAAGATTTTACCCCCACTGATTATATCGATAAACGAGATGTCAAAAGAATGGACCGCTTTACACAATTTGCAGTCGGGGCATCAAGGATGGCTGTTGAAGATGCTAACTTGGAGATTAATGAGCATAATTCTAATCGAGTAGGGGTATCGGTAGGTTCAGGGATTGGTGGGCTTGATACCCTAGAGAAAAATCATAAAAATTTACTTGAACGTGGTCCAAAAAGGGTAAGTCCATTTTTTATTCCCATGATGATAGCAAATATGGCTTCGGGCAATGTATCTATAGAGCTAGGCGCTAAAGGGCCTAACCTTACTGTGGTTACAGCTTGTGCTACGGGAACACACGCAATAGGGGATAGTTTTAGGGTACTGCAGCAGGGTAAATGTGACGTTATGATAGCAGGTGGAACTGAAGCTACAGTAACACCACTTGCAGTTTCAGGATTTTGTGCTGCAAAAGCCCTTTCTACCCAAAATGAGAATCCACAAAAAGCAAGCAGGCCTTTTGATAAAAACCGTGACGGTTTTGTGATGGGCGAAGGTGCAGGTGTTTTAGTGTTAGAAAGGCTAGAGCATGCCCTAGAGCGTGGGGCAGATATTTACGGAGAGGTTATCGGGTTTGGTATGACAGGTGATGCTTATCACATCACTGCGCCAGATCCTGAGGCTGTAGGTGCTATAGAATGCATGAATGAAGCACTAAAAGACGCAGGGCTAGAAC
The Natranaerofaba carboxydovora genome window above contains:
- the fabK gene encoding enoyl-[acyl-carrier-protein] reductase FabK, whose product is MSRNRITDILNIDYPILQGGMAWVSTGELALAVSLAGGLGIIAAGNAPADVIEEEIKKVKKETDKPFGVNIMLLSPHVDEIMDLVVKEKVPVVTTGAGNPGKYMEKLKEADIKVIPVVPSIALAKRLEKQKVDALIAEGTEAGGHIGELTTMALVPQIVDAVNIPVIAAGGIADGRGMIAAFALGAEGVQIGTRFVCAKECTVHNNYKEAVIKAKDRDTVVSGRSTGHPVRSIKNKLTGKFNQLEKEGAKAEEIEELGAGKMALAAKDGDTSLGSVMAGQVAAMIKEEKTAKEIIDEVVTEAKELEQNLKLDF
- the fabF gene encoding beta-ketoacyl-ACP synthase II, coding for MNRVVVTGMGAVTPLGIGKEKFFEGLKKGQSGINHITSFDTEGFPSKIAGEVKDFTPTDYIDKRDVKRMDRFTQFAVGASRMAVEDANLEINEHNSNRVGVSVGSGIGGLDTLEKNHKNLLERGPKRVSPFFIPMMIANMASGNVSIELGAKGPNLTVVTACATGTHAIGDSFRVLQQGKCDVMIAGGTEATVTPLAVSGFCAAKALSTQNENPQKASRPFDKNRDGFVMGEGAGVLVLERLEHALERGADIYGEVIGFGMTGDAYHITAPDPEAVGAIECMNEALKDAGLEPENVDYINAHGTSTKYNDVLETKAIKKIFGEHAYKMKISSTKSMTGHLLGAAGGVEAVASLLTLRDDFVPPTINLDEPDGECDLDYVPNTGESCSVSIVLSNSFGFGGTNATLAFSEYR
- the acpP gene encoding acyl carrier protein, with translation MAAFDKVKEIIVDQLGVEEDQVKLETSFTEDLEADSLDIVELIMALEEEFDMEISDEEAEKMTTVQEVVDYIDNNQ
- the plsX gene encoding phosphate acyltransferase PlsX; protein product: MVVKIALDVMGGDNSPHALIEGAIAAIEEKSDMRIYLVGDEKEIKKVLENRNYPLDNLEIIHTEEVIHDDDQPTKAIRKKSEASLPLSMKYVKENKVDAVVSAGNTGAFMAGGLMILGRLQGISRPALAPIIPSFNGNSTVILDVGANMDAKSRNLADFAMMGSLYAEKVLGREEPSVGLINVGEEAGKGNKLLKETYEILEKSHLNFKGNLESRDLLDCPYDIVVCDGFLGNILLKFAEGMGSSILMKMKEEFTSGLRNKMGAYLLQPAFKNLKKELDYTEYGGAPFLGVNGLCIKCHGSSNSKAVKNALVMQAYPFIKENVISLFLEEIEKGWSFQNAE
- the fabG gene encoding 3-oxoacyl-[acyl-carrier-protein] reductase encodes the protein MNELEKVALVTGGGRGIGRAISLELAKSGYYVIVNYSRSKEEAEKVVDEIKQAGGNATPFKAPVQDFEACKEMADYVLENFKRIDVLVNNAGITRDQLFVRMKEDDFDDVININLKGVYNCTKAFSKAMLKQKSGCIINMASVSGVVGNPGQSNYSASKAGVIGFTKSLARELGSRGIRVNAVAPGFIDTEMTEGFSEELKNEIVNETCLGRFGAPEEVAEAVGFLANSANYITGQVINVDGGMAM
- a CDS encoding beta-ketoacyl-ACP synthase III, which encodes MLNNIKVLSTGKHLPERVVTNKELENYVETSENWISSRTGIEERRFVSDNESTSDLAAVAAKEALKRAEVKPEEVSMIVVTTMTPDMPFPSTACLVQDKIGAENAFAFDLEAACSGFLYGLIVGSQFVSAGSCRYVLVIGAETMSKILDFEDRSTCVLFGDGAGACLLGKADNHNQGILSFDLGADGGKSEILKMPGGGSLFPASHETVKNRYHYLKMNGNEVYKFAVKFLGQSALKTLEDAGKNPDEIDLLIPHQANLRIIDSAVKKLGIDYDKVFLNVAKYGNMSAASIPVALDEALDDGKITRGDLLVLVGFGAGLTWGSCVLVW
- the fabD gene encoding ACP S-malonyltransferase, with translation MSGLIFLFPGQGAQFPGMGSELVEEFETAKRTFKEADEILGFKLSEIILNGEKEDLMKTEITQPAILTVSIACMRVLAELGLKPEASAGLSLGEYSALVTAGSIEFEDALPLVKNRGKFMQEAVPQGQGKMLAVIGGETEKIEKVCEDVRNELGKTVRPVNYNCPGQIVIAGEAPAVDEAGIRCKEQNAKKVIELSVSAPFHSEMLEPASDKLAIELEKIEIKEPKIKVLSNVTGDVMEKPEVIRKLLTKQVKSPVLWEQSMRSFLDMGYKFYLELPPGSTLTSFMRKIDRKNAKIKTIEDPKKIEQVKSELSKEGIV